The Vibrio agarivorans genome window below encodes:
- a CDS encoding ComF family protein gives MLSDWWQKNIARLTDPSCSLCGMHIQPEQLLSSHHAFWCTYCRSTIIEHNRCQCCGLPTESPHHAHCGACLKSPPLWNRLYCLSDYQPPLSHLVSQLKYQRQFWHARPLAIELAEIIDDPAPIITCVPMHWTRRIWRGFNHSEHLAYFISHKVGSHFEPKLLRRSKMTRPQRGLSSKQRKTNLYHAFEVADRPLGKHVAIVDDVVTTGATIEQLCKLLLDVGVETIDIYCVCRTTLSNNNTSL, from the coding sequence ATGTTATCGGATTGGTGGCAAAAAAACATCGCAAGGCTCACTGACCCGAGCTGTTCTCTATGTGGCATGCATATACAGCCCGAGCAGCTTTTGTCTTCTCATCATGCCTTTTGGTGTACGTATTGCCGTAGCACTATCATTGAACACAATCGTTGTCAGTGCTGCGGGTTACCGACTGAAAGCCCACACCACGCACACTGTGGTGCATGTCTAAAGTCACCGCCCTTGTGGAATAGGCTGTATTGCCTTAGTGATTATCAGCCGCCGCTGAGCCATTTAGTCAGCCAACTCAAATATCAACGTCAGTTCTGGCATGCCAGACCACTCGCTATTGAGCTGGCCGAAATTATCGATGACCCAGCCCCTATCATCACTTGTGTCCCGATGCACTGGACAAGACGAATCTGGCGTGGTTTTAACCACAGTGAGCACCTTGCTTACTTTATTAGTCACAAGGTAGGTAGCCACTTTGAACCCAAACTACTACGCCGCTCTAAAATGACTCGTCCACAGCGAGGACTCAGCTCAAAACAACGAAAAACCAATCTCTATCACGCATTTGAAGTGGCTGATAGACCACTTGGCAAGCACGTAGCGATTGTGGATGACGTCGTCACAACCGGAGCCACCATCGAACAATTATGCAAATTATTGCTTGATGTTGGCGTGGAAACCATTGATATTTATTGCGTCTGTCGTACTACCCTGAGCAATAACAACACGAGTCTCTAG
- the bioH gene encoding pimeloyl-ACP methyl ester esterase BioH, whose product MNTRLHWQTQGQGPDVILLHGWGMNGAVWESMASQLAQHYTVHVVDLPGYGHSSDVQAQDMDEIVNLLVEQAPQQATWIGWSLGGLLASQVAISHPSRVAKLVTVASSPKFAAELPWRGIKPQVLSAFTEQLTLEFDSTIERFMALQAMGSPSARQDVKTIKQAVLSRPKPNAEALKLGLGFLANVDLRQALPKVTQPILRLYGRLDGLVPVKVASDVQTLVPESPHFVFAQSSHAPFITEAEEFNKQLVTFIG is encoded by the coding sequence ATGAACACAAGATTACACTGGCAGACACAAGGCCAGGGGCCAGATGTGATTTTATTGCATGGCTGGGGGATGAATGGCGCGGTATGGGAATCAATGGCCAGTCAACTCGCTCAGCACTATACCGTGCATGTTGTTGATCTTCCGGGTTATGGTCATTCATCTGATGTACAGGCGCAAGACATGGACGAGATCGTCAATTTACTTGTCGAGCAAGCACCGCAACAAGCGACGTGGATTGGTTGGTCGTTAGGCGGGTTATTGGCAAGCCAAGTGGCAATATCACACCCATCACGCGTGGCCAAGCTGGTGACAGTTGCCAGCTCTCCAAAATTTGCTGCTGAACTTCCTTGGCGCGGAATTAAGCCACAAGTGCTTTCTGCCTTTACTGAGCAGTTGACTCTTGAGTTTGATAGCACTATCGAACGGTTTATGGCGCTGCAAGCGATGGGAAGTCCGTCTGCTCGCCAAGATGTGAAAACCATCAAGCAGGCTGTGTTGTCTCGACCAAAGCCGAATGCCGAAGCGTTGAAGCTAGGTCTGGGCTTTTTGGCCAATGTTGACCTAAGGCAGGCGCTCCCTAAGGTGACACAACCCATCTTACGTTTATATGGTCGTCTTGATGGCTTAGTGCCAGTGAAAGTTGCCTCTGATGTACAAACGTTAGTACCAGAAAGTCCCCACTTCGTATTTGCCCAATCCT